TAATAGTATTcatatatttgtaatatatttatttaattacttttaagtaaatagatatttattatattatattattatattattattgttaactaatatatataatgaagtaaaaagaagaagaagaaagaaacaaaacaaataagaaaagaaacagagagcaattcgaaacaggggaaaagaaagaagaaaaaaaaagaaaaggaaaaactaggGTTTTGAAGCTTAAAGCTTTAATTGGTGagtcaattaagtcatttttacttaattttgatgttttaaaagctttggaacaaagttttgttgaaattaagttgaagttttggaaattcttatgttttgaatatagttcatgttgaacaaattgatgaattaggggtttaattgatagaaattttagttagaattgattaaaggattaaattgtaaagtaagctataagttttgcatagtagggactaaattgcaagaattttgaaattaggtatttatgatgaaatttagATAGTTATGTCCAagtttggttgaaatttgagtagaaataaagtatgaattaagataggaaagtaagtgaatttaattaggaccaaattgaatttatgctggaaattgaatggaaatggaataggaaaatttaaatattagacataaattaatattgtagtaatgattatgaaaattatcctaatttttcgTAGCTAATATCGCACCCGAGACATCCacgaataaaggaaaagaaaaagtggacgAGGAGTAGACACGAGAatcacggtttgtattactataattcaaatttaattattattaattattgtgttttaattgaaatgtaTGGTAAATAAACAAGGTAAGAAAATCGGTATGATACTATTGTTTTGAATGGAGTTGATTTCAAGTGAATATGATTATTGAAAGTAagtattgatattgaattgaatgaaattagattGAATTGTGATTATATGTGAGTAACgagatgaatattgaattaagaaagtgaaattgaaatgtgattattgaatagaaattgaaatggtttaaattgaattattgaactattgtggtattgaattggaatattaaaattggtgattgatatggattttattggaattgaattgagaaaGTGGAAATTGATATGTGATACTGATGCTGGAAGTGAATTTGCTTAtcgaaattgaatgaaatatcgattgaaatgtgaaattgaatcaaattgaaaatatgagaTATTGTGATTGAAATGgcattaattgaaattgaattgagaaatatatatatattggataccctattaactagttgggctgagtcggatatagttggcatgccataggatttggaagagtacgggatttatcggttttgccgatcaggcactttatgttTCGTatatcaggcactttatgtgtcgtatttcAGGCACCTCGTATGTCGTATCAAGCACCTGGTGTGTCATTTCAGGCACTTATGTGTCGTATActgatcaggtactatgtaccgttttaggcacaatgtgtcgtattggtgtgtttggttgaatccgtgtatccgccaaagtccgagtcatgttaataggggaaaataaaaagaattgaagtaagaaatgatattgaattatgaattatgtGAATATTTGAAGGCATATTGATTGGAAATTAAAAGCGATTTGAATTGAactaaattgatttgaaatgagACATTGAATTgagatttgaaaatgaaatatatgaaatgGTTATTAATGAAATGCATGAAATGGATATTGATATAATAAGAagatatataagttaaaatgaaGAGAAgctatttaaaatacatattattaaaataaaattaaagtttaaatgcaTGAATGATTTATTAAAGGTAAAATAGTGGTAAGatttaatgtgtatatatattgtttttaccttaagtatttgaattatagtaataccatTGGGtgtatactcagcgtacggCTTGTTTCTGTGCATAGATTagatacaaaattttttttgaagagttgaatttgagattgCAAGCTTTCATCTCAACACATCTTCAAGCAACAACAGggtatgttttcaaattttgaatagaatgacatgtacttaggaaaaatattaagtattttCAAGTATCCGTttttatgttcaaatatattagtaattagcCAAGAATtaatttggcaccaaatgtaatattccTATATCAGGTTCCTTGAGTCGAACATGGTATAAGGGGTTACAACAAACCAAAGGTGTCTTCATCCATTTTATGGTCTAAGTATATTCCTATTTGGGTCGAGGCTAGTATTCAGGTAAAACCCTCCCAACAAGGTCGACTCCAAGATTCAAACTTGGTTCAAAGGCCTAGGGTCCACTTCCATTTCTTTCAACTACttgttggtaaaaaaaaaagattaaaattctaattttttttaaattttaaattataaaaattataaattattataaattattatttttttaaattatagaaatattttaaatgttataacttttttacaaaatacataaaatctattcaaatttattcaaatattatagaaaatcatgaaactataaataaataaatattagaaaaattaaaaaagactacatctttttattttctctcacaCACTATCGTTCCGTTCTTGTCAATTTTCCTTGCATCATCCTTCCTCAACTAAAGCACTAGCCATCATTAGAGGGGTTCATGGGGCAAGTCAAGCTTAGGTttgatttcaacaaaattttcaggCCCGAACTCAATGGACATGGCCCTTGAGATGATTCATgtcactatttaaaaaaataaaaatatattttttatattttttatttttgaaaagtaaatcGGATTCACCTATGAACACATCTACCCATCACTCACCTTAAATCATCAAGCATTAAACACATCCTTACTCAAACCCCTCAATTGACACCCTCCGCTAGTCCGATTATCATCAGACTTCAATCAACCCATTTCCTTATTATCTAAACTAAAGATTccaaataacaatttttttctataaattttataacttattaatatttttaagagtttttttattttataaacatttattacttttttttgtagttttaataattttataacttatttatagttttttataatttctaaaattttataatatttttattataatttataatatttgatgatgtttgaatatttttttataattataatagtttaaaaatttttaacaaaaataggattaaaattagataataaattaagccattgtaaaataatagaaaaataattaaaccctCCATGTTATAAATTTTCTATGTCAATTGTCATGTTCAACTGTCACGTTAGCACTTAACGGTTCATTGagagttttaacaaaaaatgaatTCAGTTTTCGataataaacttaattaaaattttaattatttaacattttaacagaaaaaacatacaaaagaaaacaaaatcttTAACCAAATAAAATGACATTCATTTAAGGAGATTTTAGATTAGAAAAGATTTGTGTGAGTTAGAAGAGAgaagaataaaagataaaagggaagaaataatgataaaagaaataaataaaaggtataCTTTTTTGTAGAAttagaatcaaattgaaataatttataaatgttaagtgttaaattttttaaaatcacgattaaattgatacaatgtaatagatattattattatattaattttgaactCTCACATTATTTTTCGatgcaaaataaacaataattaacaaaatttaataataataaaaaacaccattaaattataatttaagtaacAGAAAACAAGCTTAATATGGTgacttatttttcttaaattacaCTTTATTATAAATGATTATTACTTTATTGACTTTACTGGGTATGAACCCAATGAAAGAAACACCAACCTCAAAACAAAGCCACCAATAACACAACTCCTATTCTCATTACTCTTTAAAGGTCAAtgcactaaaataaatttattattatttaattttttaaaaaactaaaaatattggTCAGAGCAGAACCATTCCTAgagtcaaaatttattttttaaaagttgtggttacttttttttatctgaGATAAAAAGGATTAATTATACTTCATGTCTCTTAACTAtgactttaaatattttaggtcCCAATTGAGTAATTGTTCCAATCGGTTTTCATATTAACTATGAGACTGCAGCTGCAGCCAAGAGCCTTGTTCCtttctactaaaaaaaattacatattagtaAAATTGCAATTTGACCCTGAAAAACTATTGGTCTAaagattttataattcaatttagtgCTTCTATCAAAAGAAATCTAACTTCATTCTTACTagattagattttttaaatgtaccgattaataaatatgtttaaacaAGACGGATTTAATATGACATttaataccaaatattttttgATAGAATTTAATATCAAAGTTAACAATAGAATTGAGTGAAACCAATTACTCATAATTTGAAACATTTAGGTAATTAATctgataataataaatctaagggtaaactataagtttagtaatttatatttacttaaaattatgttttgatcattaaaatttaatcattaacgTTATCGATACAATATGATATGATCATTGAACCATTAACTCTTGTTAACGGTATGATGGTGTGGCACATTAATaccatcatttcaaacaaaaaaattaggttgAATTCTATAGCTAGTCATTGTACTCTTTTTAGCAATTTGattctttcctttatttttttaaactttcccttttctttaacATGCTAGATCAACTTGCCGTTACAGTGTTAATGATAGCTAACAGATACGTGACCATAACATAACTAATCAATAACATTAATGATtatatagtatttttaaaaaaattcagtgaccaaaatataatttaagtaaatataaatgactaaaattggAGTTTaccctaaatctaaaaaatactGGCGACCGAAGGCAATCCCACTGCAAAAACACAGATAGTAGATGACAGCAGCATCTTCTTGCCCACGTGGGTCTGTCACTACTTTGCCCCCAAAACCTATCCCTTACAATTTACACTACATTTACACTACGGACAGAATTTCCTCCCAAAAATATCATCATCCCCCCATCCCCAACAAACAACCACTGAACAAAGTCATGTCTTCAGGCAGCAGAGCAGTTCACTCCCATCAGCAACGCCaacaacagcagcagcagcagcagcagcaacaagCTCAGTCCTCAGGCACAAGTAACATGAGAGCATCCCATACCCACCACCAGGCTGACTCTATAAGCAAAGCCATTGCTCAGTACACAGTCGATGCTCGCCTCCACGCTGTTTTCGAGCAGTCGGGGGAATCGGGTAAGTCATTTGATTACTCCCAATCCGTTAAAACTACTACCCAGTCGGTTCCCGAGCAGCAAATCACTGCTTACTTGTCTAAAATCCAAAGAGGGGGCCACATCCAGCCATTTGGCTGCATGATTGCGGTTGACGAACCCAGTTTCCGTATCATCGCCTACAGCGAAAACGCACGCGAGATGCTTGGGATTACCCCTCAATCCGTTCCCAATTTGGAGAGGATCGAAGTTCTTGCAATTGGGACCGATGTTCGAACCCTTTTCACTCCTTCCAGCGCTGTTTTGTTGGAAAAAGCCTTCGCCGCCCGCGAGATCACGTTGCTGAATCCGGTTTGGATTCACTCTAAGAATTCGGGGAAGCCCTTTTACGCTATTTTACATAGGATTGATGTTGGAATTGTGATTGATTTAGAACCTGCTAGAACTGAGGATCCTGCCTTGTCTATTGCCGGGGCTGTCCAATCGCAGAAATTAGCTGTCCGTGCTATTTCTGAGTTACAGTCCCTCCCTGGAGGCGATATTAAGCTTTTGTGTGACACGGTTGTGGAAAGTGTGAGACAACTTACTGGATATCATAGGGTAATGGTTTATAAATTTCATGAGGATGAGCATGGGGAGGTCGTGGCCGAGAGTAAAAGGCCTGACTTGGACCCTTACATAGGTTTACATTATCCGGCAACGGATATTCCCCAGGCTTCAAGGTTTTTGTTTAAGCAGAATAGAGTTAGGATGATAGTGGACTGTCATGCCACGCCAGTGCGTGTGGTTCAGGATGATGGGTTAATGCAACCtctgtgtttggttggatccacTCTTCGGGCCCCTCATGGTTGCCATGCTCAGTATATGGCTAACATGGGGTCAATTGCTTCTTTGGCGATGGCAGTTATTATCAATGGAAATGACGATGAAGCTACTGGGGGAAGAAATACGATGAGGCTTTGGGGTCTTGTTGTTTGTCATCATACTTCTGCACGTTGTATTCCATTTCCACTTCGATATGCTTGTGAGTTCCTAATGCAAGCATTTGCACTTCAACTGAATATGGAATTGCAATTGGCAGCTCAAATGTCGGAGAAACGTGTTTTGAGGACTCAAACTCTTTTGTGTGATATGCTTCTTCGTGACTCTCCATCTGGCATTGTCATGCAAAGTCCCAGCATTATGGATCTTGTGAAATGTGATGGGGCTGCCCTTTATTACCAAGGTAAGTATTACCCATTAGGTGTGACGCCATCTGAGGCCCAGATAAAAGATATTGTTGAGTGGTTGTTGGCATTCCATGGAGATTCGACTGGTTTAAGCACCGATAGTTTGTCTGATGCTGGTTACCCTGCGGCAACCTCACTTGGGGATGCAGTTTGTGGGATGGCTGTTGCTTGTATTACTAAAAGGGATTTTCTATTCTGGTTCCGGTCACACACAGCAAAAGAGATCAAATGGGGTGGTGCAAAGCATCATCCAGAGGACAAAGATGATGGTCAAAGAATGCATCCACGATCTTCATTCAAGGCATTTTTGGAAGTGGTCAAGAGTCGGAGTTTGCCATGGGATAATGCTGAAATGGATGCAATTCACTCACTGCAGCTTATTCTTCGTGACTCATTCAAGGATGCTGAAGCAAGTAATTCTAAAGCCGTTGCACATGCTCAGCTTGGGGGACTAGAGCTACAAGGGGTGGATGAGCTTAGTTCAGTTGCAAGGGAAATGGTGAGGTTAATAGAGACTGCAACTGCTCCCATATTGGCCGTAGATGTTGAAGGTCGCATTAATGGGTGGAATGCAAAAGCTGCAGAATTAACAGGACTCTCAGTTGAGGAAGCCATGGGGAAGTCTTTGGTTCATGACCTTGTTTATGAGGAATATCAAGAAACGGTTGACAGGCTTCTTAGTCATGCTTTGCAAGGTGATTCGCTTACTTATGTCATCTTTTTCCTTACAACCTCAAAATCTGATGAAGTAAACTgatatctttttcattttcttttgtataAACATGCAACTATACTGATCAGATAGACTTAGCGAATAGAAGTAAGGATCAATTCAGAAAGAGTTATGGTTTTAGCAGTTCTGAGTTTTGATAGTACCTTCATGCACGTTGAAAGCTATACCAAATTCTACAATATATAAGCACTAAATTTTCATAGTTATGGTTTCACTTGCAAATGTTTCATTTATGGGAATATAAACGTTCTTTTCCTATACCATTCTTCAAAGAAATGATGTGATATTTCCAAAATGCTTAATGCTTGCTTTGATACTTTGTTTACGTTGCTTCAATTGATGCAGGCGAAGAAGATAAAAACATAGAGATAAAAATGAGGACTTTTGGCTTAGAAGATCATAAAAAGGCTATATACGTGGTGGTGAACGCTTGCTCTAGTAAggattatatgaataatattgTTGGAGTTTGCTTTGTTGGTCAGGATGTTACAGGCCAAAAGGTGGTGATGGACAAATTCATCCACATACAAGGTGATTACAAGGCCATTGTTCATAGTCCCAATCCTTTGATTCCACCAATATTTGTTTCGGATGAAAACACATGTTGCTTGGAGTGGAACACTGCCATGGAAAAGCTCACTGGGTGGCCTCGGGGGGaaatcatagggaaaatgttAGTTGGTGAGGTTTTTGGCAGTTGCTGTCGCCTCAAGGGTCCAGATGCTTTGACAAAATTCATGATTGTTTTACATAGTGCAATTGGAGGGCAGGAGGCAGATAAGTTCCCTTTTGCCTTCTTTGACCGCAATGGGAAATTTGTTCAGGCACTGTTGACAGCAAACAAAAGGGTGAATATGGAAGGCCAGATTGTAGGAGCGTTTTGTTTCCTGCAGATTGCAACTCCAGAGTTGCAGCAAGCACTGAGAGTCCAGAGGCAACAGGAGAAAAAATGCTTTGCTAGAATGAAAGAGTTAACCTACATTTGCCAGGAAATAAAGAGTCCTTTGAATGGGATCCGCTTTACTACCTCACTTTTTGAAGCTACAGAGCTGACTGAAAACCAAAAGCAATTTCTTGAGACTAGTGTTGCTTGTGAGAAGCAAATGTTGAAGATCATAAGAGATGTTGATTTGGAGAGCATTGAGGATGGGTAGGTCTCCTTGTCTAATTATACTAAAACCAAATATTAATTTCTTTGGACATGCATTTTCATCAGGAATATATTGGTCTCGATTGTTTGGTTTCTAGAACTTTGAAGGAACACACATCTGACGCTAGACTATTTGAACTCTATTTCATCTCTGGCAATTGAATCTGTTAGATATATTTCTTGATTATGGATGCAATTGCCTTGGAATCTGACTTCGTGCGTTTAGAGTGGAATGCTAAATACTGCATCATAGTTTCCTTTTAACtatgtttgaaatattctttttatgGATGAACGGTAATCTTAAGTGCACGAGAAAATTATCCTCTAGTGCTGTATCCATTTTAGTTTCCTTTAAGATTATCGTCACTACATCTCATTTAGGAAATGTTTATATGACTAATATTGGTTGGTTTGAAAGTTAACCATAGCAATTTTGGggaaattaaaccaaaaacacATTTGTTCATTTCATTTGACTGTGAGGCATCAACCATGGATCTCTTCTAAGTTTGTATCTGTATTTTCTCTTGTAAATATGGCTTCAGGAAACTTAAGACAAACCACAAGGTTCAATTGCTGAATCTttggaccaaaatgaaatttcTATGTTGCCTTGTGTTTTAGCGATATCTACTTTATTAAAGATCAAGCATGCATTAGTATTTCTATCAAAATCCCTCTTCCTGATTTCAGTAATTAGGAAGACATGATCTAATTCTTCGCTTGATGTGTTGGAACTAGTTctatggagcttgaaaaggCTGAATTTTTCCTTGGGAGTGTCATAAATGCTGTTGTTAGCCAAGTAATGCTACTGCTGAGGGAAAGAAATCTACAGTTAATTCGGGATATACCAGAGGAGATCAAAACATTGGCTGTTTATGGCGATCAAGCAAGAATTCAACAGGTATTGGCTGATTTTTTGTTGAATATGGTTCGTTATGCACCAACTGGTGAAGGCTGGGTAGAGATTCATGTTCGTCCATCTTTGAAACAAATATCCGAAGGAGTCACCATTGTTCATACAGAATTCAGGTATTTTTGCTTTTGCTCTTCTATGCGTTCGTAAGATAAATATCAATGTTATGCTACACTATCATTTTATGGGATCTATGGAAAACTTGGTTCTGCCAATTAATTTAAGTTCCTGTGGATTGGAACCTGTAGAAGTCCCGTCACAATGtacttaataatatattatatatggattttatttttagtttctttacattttgttcttttttcttagACTATTTATAATGTGAATCCTATTTATATCGTGGTGCTAATTTCACAAACAATGGTGTATTTCTGAAGGATGGTATGCCCCGGTGAAGGCCTTCCTCCTGAGTTGGTTCAAGACATGTTCCATAGCAGTCGATGGATGACACAGGAGGGCTTAGGGTTGAGCATGTGCCGGAAAATCTTAAAGCTCATGAATGGTGAGGTCCAATATATCAGAGAGTCGGAAAGATGTTATTTCTTAATTACTCTAGAACTTCCTGTACCTCAGAGTGGCTCAAAAAACGAAGACTAGGTTAGCTGCCCCTGATTAGATTTAACCCAAGTTCTTTTTCTGTCATTTACAAACCGTTTCTTATCCCGGTCGCATGGCTTATACATGAACATCATCACCTAGATCCACCTAATGGTGCTCAACAGACTGAAGAATCCTGGTACGTTCCACATCTAATAACCTTATCATATAAGCCAGCTGATCGAATGCCATGAGTGTAGTTCTTAAAAACCACAATGTTGCCCAGCGTAACTGTCATGTGTTGTTTAACAGGCAGTACTAAATGAGGGTAAGTATAGAATGTAATATATGTAATACCCCCTTCCACAACAAAAGGCCGTCGTGGTGTGAATTTGCTGTTGGATTGTGAAGCTATCTCCTGTTATCTATCATAATCCATAAGAGTTAGATTAGAACTTGTCATGATCCAAAGATGATTGTAACGTATTCACCTACATTAGCTTATCCCTATGCCACTTCTTCTTTGGTATAGAATGATATAGGCTTCTCCTTGTAATTAGTAAGGGATTATTCTGTAGAGAGGATAACTTAAGCATAATTTACTGTTTTCATACATTTATCCTTATATTGGCATGGATTGTTAAAAGGTTAAACTAGCTCTCAGGTCCCTGTACTATAGGCTTAGGAAAAAAGTAGTCCCTCTACTATAGAAGTCAAACTTTCTagcaaaataggtaaaatgagTAATTTGGTACTTATCATGctttaaaaaaatgttgaattttagtgtTCGTTTCCATCCTTTTTTCACGTTACTTTAAATCACGACAAGTCAGTAGTATTTTAACATTCAAAGATGATTTCAGTTTAAGATCTTCTGTTTGCTCCAAAATTAAATGCACatagtaaaaggactaatttgctttTCAGCCTATAGTGCAGGGTCTTGTTAGAGAATTAAACCTTTGTTAAGCAGTTATAGTTGTTTTATACGGTGTATATTTAGAAAGCTGATACTTCAATTAGTTGGTAAAGTATTGATCAAAGTTACCATTAAAGAAGTGTAGTGCAAGACATAAGTTTGCCTgtatttaaaagattattaaagtataatattttaatattcatgtC
This genomic window from Gossypium raimondii isolate GPD5lz chromosome 10, ASM2569854v1, whole genome shotgun sequence contains:
- the LOC105776987 gene encoding phytochrome B encodes the protein MTAASSCPRGSVTTLPPKPIPYNLHYIYTTDRISSQKYHHPPIPNKQPLNKVMSSGSRAVHSHQQRQQQQQQQQQQQAQSSGTSNMRASHTHHQADSISKAIAQYTVDARLHAVFEQSGESGKSFDYSQSVKTTTQSVPEQQITAYLSKIQRGGHIQPFGCMIAVDEPSFRIIAYSENAREMLGITPQSVPNLERIEVLAIGTDVRTLFTPSSAVLLEKAFAAREITLLNPVWIHSKNSGKPFYAILHRIDVGIVIDLEPARTEDPALSIAGAVQSQKLAVRAISELQSLPGGDIKLLCDTVVESVRQLTGYHRVMVYKFHEDEHGEVVAESKRPDLDPYIGLHYPATDIPQASRFLFKQNRVRMIVDCHATPVRVVQDDGLMQPLCLVGSTLRAPHGCHAQYMANMGSIASLAMAVIINGNDDEATGGRNTMRLWGLVVCHHTSARCIPFPLRYACEFLMQAFALQLNMELQLAAQMSEKRVLRTQTLLCDMLLRDSPSGIVMQSPSIMDLVKCDGAALYYQGKYYPLGVTPSEAQIKDIVEWLLAFHGDSTGLSTDSLSDAGYPAATSLGDAVCGMAVACITKRDFLFWFRSHTAKEIKWGGAKHHPEDKDDGQRMHPRSSFKAFLEVVKSRSLPWDNAEMDAIHSLQLILRDSFKDAEASNSKAVAHAQLGGLELQGVDELSSVAREMVRLIETATAPILAVDVEGRINGWNAKAAELTGLSVEEAMGKSLVHDLVYEEYQETVDRLLSHALQGEEDKNIEIKMRTFGLEDHKKAIYVVVNACSSKDYMNNIVGVCFVGQDVTGQKVVMDKFIHIQGDYKAIVHSPNPLIPPIFVSDENTCCLEWNTAMEKLTGWPRGEIIGKMLVGEVFGSCCRLKGPDALTKFMIVLHSAIGGQEADKFPFAFFDRNGKFVQALLTANKRVNMEGQIVGAFCFLQIATPELQQALRVQRQQEKKCFARMKELTYICQEIKSPLNGIRFTTSLFEATELTENQKQFLETSVACEKQMLKIIRDVDLESIEDGSMELEKAEFFLGSVINAVVSQVMLLLRERNLQLIRDIPEEIKTLAVYGDQARIQQVLADFLLNMVRYAPTGEGWVEIHVRPSLKQISEGVTIVHTEFRMVCPGEGLPPELVQDMFHSSRWMTQEGLGLSMCRKILKLMNGEVQYIRESERCYFLITLELPVPQSGSKNED